Proteins encoded in a region of the candidate division WOR-3 bacterium genome:
- a CDS encoding glycosyltransferase, translated as MKKEISKYVEFDENAKISLAILQAYNYERVPDKFNVLFTMWETEDLPRNYVEGLKQADFIIVPCEHNKRLHQKYVDKPIEVCQEGCDTEIFKYKKREFPQNGKPFRFLWVGAPNPRKGYEEMAFICQMVKDVPGIEIYLKTTMTDRFEVRGNVIFDSRNISIEEMVNLYHSANCFVLPSRGEGWGLTLVEAMSTGLPCIAPRHTGIADFFDDYVGYTVKWELKEIDLPHYNLKTSCPFPDPFDIFHRMVYVVKNYKEALQKGKKASERVRNKFTWEKAGLRLYEILKEVERKYIN; from the coding sequence ATGAAGAAAGAGATTTCTAAATATGTAGAATTTGATGAAAATGCGAAGATATCTTTGGCCATACTTCAGGCATACAATTATGAAAGAGTCCCCGATAAATTTAATGTTCTTTTCACCATGTGGGAAACTGAGGATTTGCCTCGAAATTATGTCGAAGGATTAAAGCAGGCGGATTTTATTATTGTGCCATGTGAACACAATAAAAGGCTTCATCAAAAATATGTTGATAAGCCGATAGAGGTTTGCCAGGAAGGGTGCGATACAGAGATATTCAAATATAAGAAGAGAGAATTTCCGCAGAATGGAAAGCCATTTCGGTTCCTGTGGGTTGGCGCTCCAAATCCACGCAAAGGATATGAAGAGATGGCTTTTATTTGCCAGATGGTTAAAGATGTGCCGGGGATCGAGATATACCTCAAAACCACGATGACAGATCGATTTGAAGTAAGGGGCAATGTGATTTTTGATTCAAGAAATATAAGCATAGAAGAAATGGTGAATCTCTATCATTCAGCAAATTGTTTTGTTTTGCCTTCCCGGGGCGAGGGTTGGGGGCTTACCCTCGTGGAGGCAATGTCAACGGGATTGCCATGTATTGCACCCAGGCATACGGGGATTGCAGATTTTTTTGATGATTATGTGGGTTATACCGTGAAATGGGAATTAAAAGAGATTGATTTGCCACACTATAATTTAAAAACTTCATGCCCCTTCCCCGATCCTTTCGATATTTTTCACCGCATGGTTTATGTGGTCAAGAATTATAAAGAAGCACTGCAGAAGGGGAAAAAGGCTTCTGAAAGAGTGAGAAATAAATTTACATGGGAGAAGGCGGGTTTGAGGCTTTATGAAATTTTAAAAGAAGTAGAGAGGAAATATATTAATTAA